One region of Streptomyces rishiriensis genomic DNA includes:
- a CDS encoding alpha/beta fold hydrolase, producing MQPEPTAELRHRTVEAPAGRLHLVEQGTGPLVLLVHGFPESWYSWRRQLPALAAAGYRAVAIDVRGYGRSSKPAATDAYRMLDLVQDNVAAVRALGEESAVVVGHDWGSDIAAFSALLHPEVFRAVGLLSVPYAPPGGPRPTDVFGRIGGPEHEFYVSYFQEPGRAEAEIEPDVRGWLAGFYAALSADTMPAQGRPDPHFVTHGGRLRDRFPAGPLPAWLSEDDLDVYAAEFEHTGLTGALNRYRNMDRDWEDLAPHRGAPIKQPSLFIGGTLDASTTWMADAINAYPTTLPALSASHLLEGCGHWIQQERPDEVNRLLTDWLTALQG from the coding sequence ATGCAGCCCGAGCCGACCGCCGAGCTCCGCCACCGCACCGTCGAGGCCCCGGCCGGCCGCTTGCACCTGGTCGAGCAGGGCACCGGCCCGCTCGTCCTGCTCGTGCACGGCTTCCCCGAGTCCTGGTACTCCTGGCGCCGCCAGCTCCCGGCCCTCGCCGCCGCCGGCTATCGGGCGGTGGCGATCGACGTGCGCGGCTACGGCCGCTCCTCCAAGCCCGCCGCGACCGACGCCTACCGGATGCTCGACCTGGTGCAGGACAACGTCGCCGCGGTGCGCGCCCTCGGCGAGGAGAGCGCGGTGGTCGTCGGCCACGACTGGGGCTCCGACATCGCCGCCTTCTCCGCCCTGCTCCACCCCGAGGTCTTCCGCGCCGTCGGCCTGCTGAGCGTCCCCTACGCGCCGCCGGGCGGTCCCCGCCCCACCGATGTCTTCGGCCGGATCGGCGGCCCGGAGCACGAGTTCTACGTCTCCTACTTCCAGGAGCCCGGCCGCGCCGAGGCGGAGATCGAGCCCGACGTCCGGGGCTGGCTCGCCGGCTTCTACGCCGCACTGTCCGCCGACACCATGCCCGCCCAGGGCCGGCCCGACCCGCACTTCGTCACCCACGGCGGGCGGCTGCGCGACCGCTTTCCCGCCGGCCCGCTTCCCGCCTGGCTGAGCGAGGACGACCTCGACGTCTACGCCGCGGAGTTCGAGCACACGGGCCTGACCGGCGCCCTCAACCGCTACCGCAACATGGACCGTGACTGGGAGGACCTGGCCCCCCACCGCGGGGCTCCGATCAAGCAGCCGTCCCTGTTCATCGGCGGCACCCTGGACGCCTCCACCACCTGGATGGCCGACGCCATCAACGCCTACCCCACCACCCTCCCCGCCCTGTCCGCCTCCCACCTGCTGGAAGGCTGCGGCCACTGGATCCAGCAGGAACGCCCCGACGAGGTCAACCGCCTGCTGACCGACTGGCTCACCGCCCTCCAGGGCTGA
- a CDS encoding aldo/keto reductase, whose translation MDLNITGPQFVLGTMDFGTRVGPDDAFAILDSFVAGGGVWLDTANCYSFWADPSGVGGASERVIGAWLRARPGARDAVRIATKVRQNPLVPHSWPQSAEGLSARAVQTGVEESLGRLGVDHVDLLWAHAEDRTVPLEETVGAFGALVAKGAARRVGAANHAAWRVERARSLAREQGVEPWSALQLRHSLVQPRPLTLLAEAGHRLLADEDLDFARSERLSVWSYTSLMWGSYVRADKPLPQTYDHPGTARVLSVLEDMAGELSATKNQVVLAWLIRQGIDPIVGASRVEQIEEALAARRVQLDDEHLARFAEAR comes from the coding sequence ATGGACCTCAACATCACCGGCCCCCAGTTCGTCCTCGGCACGATGGACTTCGGCACCCGAGTCGGCCCGGACGACGCTTTCGCGATCCTCGACTCCTTCGTCGCCGGCGGCGGTGTCTGGCTCGACACCGCGAACTGCTACTCCTTCTGGGCCGATCCGAGCGGCGTCGGCGGCGCCAGCGAGCGGGTCATTGGAGCGTGGCTCCGTGCCCGCCCCGGCGCGCGCGACGCGGTGCGGATCGCGACGAAGGTCCGACAGAATCCGCTCGTCCCGCACTCCTGGCCGCAGAGCGCCGAAGGCCTTTCCGCCCGTGCCGTGCAGACCGGCGTCGAGGAGAGCCTGGGGCGTCTCGGAGTCGATCACGTCGATCTGCTCTGGGCCCACGCCGAAGACCGCACCGTGCCGCTGGAGGAGACCGTCGGTGCTTTCGGCGCGCTGGTCGCGAAGGGAGCGGCTCGGCGGGTCGGGGCGGCCAATCATGCCGCCTGGCGCGTCGAGCGCGCCCGGTCGCTGGCCCGGGAGCAGGGCGTGGAACCTTGGTCGGCCTTGCAGTTGCGTCACTCATTGGTCCAGCCGCGCCCCCTCACCCTTCTCGCGGAGGCGGGTCATCGCCTGCTCGCCGATGAGGACCTGGACTTCGCGCGGTCGGAGCGGCTCAGCGTGTGGTCGTACACCTCGCTGATGTGGGGTTCCTACGTGCGCGCGGACAAGCCGCTTCCGCAGACTTATGATCATCCGGGCACTGCCCGGGTGCTCTCGGTCCTTGAGGACATGGCCGGCGAGCTGTCGGCCACGAAGAACCAGGTCGTCCTCGCGTGGCTGATACGGCAGGGGATCGACCCCATCGTCGGTGCGAGCCGGGTGGAGCAGATCGAGGAGGCACTCGCCGCACGCCGTGTGCAGCTCGATGACGAGCACCTGGCGCGCTTCGCCGAAGCGCGGTAG
- a CDS encoding DUF1330 domain-containing protein has translation MAKGYWVSAYRTIADPEKLAAYNKLAAPAVRAAGGRPLARGGRVVAHDAGIAERTVLIEFDSFEQAVAAHASAAYQEALAALADGVERDFRIIEGLD, from the coding sequence GTGGCCAAGGGTTACTGGGTCAGCGCCTACCGCACCATTGCGGACCCCGAGAAGCTGGCTGCCTACAACAAGCTGGCTGCTCCAGCCGTCCGGGCCGCGGGCGGACGGCCGCTCGCTCGCGGCGGCCGGGTCGTCGCACACGACGCCGGAATCGCCGAGCGCACCGTCCTGATCGAGTTCGACAGCTTCGAACAGGCGGTCGCCGCACATGCGAGTGCGGCCTACCAGGAGGCGCTGGCCGCACTTGCTGACGGCGTCGAGCGCGACTTCCGCATCATCGAAGGTCTCGACTGA
- a CDS encoding sensor domain-containing protein: MTETASLRTVPPASTETGPVAHRFRREMGYLLSGLPLGVAAFAVAVTGFALGVSTLVVWIGLPILAGTLRAARALADMERRRVTAVTGSPLPSQHLRPVGTGWDGALRAVREPQSWRDLVHLVVAFPLQITTFSVALTWTLGGVGELFYGTWSWSLPQGPDDQGLVELIFDNSSRAADIGFNTAMGVFMLATAVPVVRGLAALQTGLARALLTDRAA; the protein is encoded by the coding sequence ATGACTGAGACCGCTTCACTCCGCACCGTGCCGCCGGCGTCCACCGAGACCGGGCCCGTTGCCCACCGGTTCCGCCGAGAGATGGGGTATCTGCTGTCCGGACTGCCCCTGGGGGTGGCGGCGTTCGCCGTCGCGGTGACCGGATTCGCCCTCGGGGTGTCCACTCTCGTGGTCTGGATCGGACTGCCGATCCTGGCCGGGACCCTGCGCGCGGCCCGGGCCCTGGCCGACATGGAACGCCGGCGGGTGACGGCTGTCACGGGCAGCCCGTTGCCGTCGCAGCACCTCCGGCCGGTCGGCACGGGATGGGACGGGGCGCTGCGCGCGGTGCGCGAACCGCAGTCCTGGCGCGACCTGGTCCATCTGGTCGTCGCCTTCCCGCTCCAGATCACTACGTTCAGTGTGGCGCTGACATGGACCCTCGGCGGTGTCGGCGAGCTGTTCTACGGCACCTGGTCGTGGTCCCTGCCGCAGGGGCCGGACGACCAGGGACTGGTGGAGCTGATATTCGACAACTCCTCGCGGGCGGCCGACATCGGCTTCAACACCGCCATGGGGGTGTTCATGTTGGCCACCGCGGTACCGGTGGTCCGCGGGCTGGCCGCCCTGCAGACCGGGCTGGCCCGCGCCCTGCTGACCGACCGGGCCGCGTAG
- a CDS encoding MerR family transcriptional regulator gives MTTFLTPAAVADRTGVSLDTLRYYEREGLIGPIKRSVGGHRQYTEDDVFWIGLVTCFREAGLGIADLRGFVAILRADHSAQDRVAFLRERRAALEQRVAALSRAMEVLDDKIAYYS, from the coding sequence GTGACCACCTTCCTCACTCCGGCGGCAGTTGCCGACCGCACCGGCGTCTCCCTCGACACGCTGCGCTACTACGAGCGCGAAGGGCTGATCGGCCCGATCAAACGCTCCGTCGGCGGACACAGGCAGTACACCGAGGACGACGTCTTCTGGATCGGTCTGGTCACGTGCTTTCGTGAGGCCGGCCTCGGCATCGCGGACCTGCGGGGATTCGTCGCCATCCTGCGCGCCGACCATTCTGCGCAGGACCGGGTCGCCTTCCTCCGCGAGCGCCGTGCCGCCCTGGAACAGCGAGTCGCGGCGCTGTCCCGGGCCATGGAGGTCCTCGACGACAAAATCGCCTACTACAGCTGA
- a CDS encoding AMP-binding protein, with translation MSSPWSPDVACPRAGAVRRQGTKGKSMPHPALSIITGDVSPVPGDVYAMFRAQAERHPARTAVRQGVEARTYRELRAGAERLAGRLYRRGVGPGTPVAVYMERGVHAVVALLAVLRLGATYVPLDVHHPLERSRAALCAADATCVLACGDAPFEEAEAVDVLRPEPGEEVPAGAPLPVPDDPAYILFTSGSTGVPKGARLPYRALSNLVSWLRRKASVGVGDRTVQFSRVSFDVFLTEVLGTLTTGGELLVLDESRRADVEYLLRFCEDRQAQRLHLPFAALRPFAEWAEYKRASLPSLVEISTAGEQPYVTTALERLLSAGGRSIRLTNQYGPTETHVVTEAILTGDPAGWPRTPTAGVALHNTVVALLDPAGAVVPLGDEGEVSVVGAPVGLGYLGPVPAAPGAGFGPVEALGGRWGYRTGDLGRIEGGELVLRGRIDDQVKISGHRVEPGEIEILADRAASLAEVAAVAVDTPGGTRTMALFVVPAPGATVDPNALRGALARHLPEAVVPSRVVLCDALPRTSTGKIDRRSLAERPADRAVPVVLSAPEPELPADEARIAGRLAAVLGLDRALATDSLLSLGGSSLQAMTLMTELAAEFGSTPSMDRLLGGATVSDLAGQLRAGGWEESDEHRPPHEATHSVPPVPSVPAEPAVPPVPADPSVLGVPAVPSVSAGASGKKPTPLLPASIVQSEIWLAGRLGDPTAYTVTIALDIAGRLDRARLRHALRRTIARHPALRSLLKRKRDRIFVHRPQDWLTPFEYEVVGGAETRTAAETSERAFADRPFDVGTDLPIRAALLRGPSQDRLVVAFHQHAVDAAGIQTVIDDLAHWYRTPDGAREGATDEAPDAGTPGPGPADAATLAYWRSALARVTPAHTTWLRREGGSPSGRPVHRRLELPYELLHPHRSAPTNGTVTRFARIIGTFAHAAHAVGAPEEFLTGVVTTRRVPGASPAVGCHLGLLPILLRPAAGLSDTVTAVHAAMAAALSHRQISSGELSSLLPKGPVLTTTFGLDDAEQREVDFAGTRATTRYVPARSLQFPFALTPWTSPLGTAGLDAVFDDGLYLPHTVDTLFKEWTRLLGHSAQRI, from the coding sequence ATGTCTTCGCCGTGGTCTCCCGACGTGGCATGTCCTCGGGCGGGAGCCGTCCGACGCCAAGGAACGAAAGGGAAGTCGATGCCTCATCCCGCTCTTTCGATCATCACCGGAGACGTGAGCCCCGTTCCGGGCGATGTGTACGCCATGTTCCGCGCGCAGGCCGAACGCCATCCTGCGCGGACAGCGGTCCGGCAGGGCGTCGAGGCGCGCACCTATCGCGAACTGCGCGCTGGCGCAGAGCGGTTGGCCGGCCGGCTGTACCGTCGAGGGGTAGGACCCGGTACGCCGGTCGCTGTGTACATGGAGCGTGGCGTCCACGCGGTGGTTGCCCTGCTGGCCGTCCTGCGGCTCGGAGCCACGTATGTGCCGCTCGACGTTCACCACCCGCTGGAGCGTTCCCGGGCCGCCCTGTGTGCCGCCGACGCGACCTGCGTACTCGCTTGCGGGGATGCGCCGTTCGAAGAGGCCGAAGCCGTCGATGTGCTCCGTCCCGAACCGGGGGAGGAGGTCCCCGCCGGCGCACCGTTGCCCGTCCCCGACGATCCGGCCTACATCCTGTTCACGTCGGGGTCGACCGGCGTGCCCAAGGGGGCCCGGCTTCCCTACCGTGCTCTGTCGAACCTGGTCTCCTGGCTGCGTCGCAAGGCGAGTGTGGGCGTGGGGGACCGAACGGTCCAGTTCTCCCGGGTGAGCTTCGACGTGTTTCTCACGGAGGTGCTCGGCACTCTGACCACCGGCGGTGAGCTGCTCGTGCTCGACGAGTCCCGCCGGGCGGACGTCGAATACCTCCTGCGATTCTGCGAGGACCGGCAGGCACAGCGGTTACACCTGCCGTTCGCTGCGCTCCGTCCCTTCGCCGAGTGGGCGGAGTACAAGAGGGCCTCGCTGCCGAGTCTCGTGGAGATATCCACGGCCGGTGAACAGCCTTATGTCACCACCGCGTTGGAGCGACTCCTGAGCGCCGGCGGGCGGTCGATCCGGCTCACGAACCAGTACGGACCCACGGAGACCCACGTGGTCACGGAGGCGATCCTCACCGGCGATCCGGCCGGCTGGCCGCGTACGCCGACCGCCGGAGTCGCCCTTCACAACACCGTCGTCGCCCTGCTGGACCCCGCGGGCGCCGTCGTACCGCTGGGTGACGAGGGCGAGGTGAGCGTCGTCGGAGCGCCGGTGGGGCTCGGGTATCTGGGGCCGGTGCCCGCAGCGCCGGGGGCGGGTTTCGGCCCTGTCGAAGCGCTGGGTGGACGCTGGGGCTACCGCACTGGCGATCTGGGCCGGATCGAGGGCGGCGAACTGGTCCTGCGCGGTCGGATCGACGACCAGGTGAAGATCAGCGGCCACCGCGTGGAGCCCGGCGAGATCGAGATCCTCGCCGACCGTGCCGCGAGCCTCGCCGAAGTCGCCGCCGTGGCCGTGGACACGCCCGGCGGTACGCGGACCATGGCGCTCTTCGTGGTACCGGCGCCCGGCGCCACCGTGGACCCGAACGCTCTGCGCGGCGCACTCGCCCGCCACCTGCCGGAGGCCGTGGTACCCAGCCGTGTCGTCCTGTGCGATGCGCTGCCCCGCACCAGCACGGGCAAGATCGACCGCAGAAGCCTGGCCGAACGCCCCGCCGACCGGGCCGTCCCGGTCGTCCTGTCGGCCCCGGAGCCCGAACTGCCCGCTGACGAAGCGCGGATCGCGGGTCGCCTGGCCGCGGTGCTGGGCCTGGATCGGGCTCTGGCGACGGATTCCCTGCTCTCCCTGGGCGGCAGCTCGTTGCAGGCGATGACCCTGATGACCGAGCTGGCGGCCGAGTTCGGCAGCACGCCCTCGATGGACCGGCTGCTGGGCGGCGCGACCGTCTCCGATCTGGCCGGGCAGCTGCGGGCGGGCGGTTGGGAGGAGTCCGACGAGCACCGCCCGCCGCACGAGGCGACCCACTCCGTCCCGCCCGTCCCGTCCGTCCCAGCGGAGCCCGCCGTCCCGCCCGTCCCAGCCGACCCCAGTGTCCTGGGCGTCCCCGCCGTCCCCTCCGTGTCCGCCGGGGCGTCCGGGAAGAAACCGACGCCGTTGCTCCCCGCGTCGATCGTGCAGTCCGAGATCTGGCTGGCCGGCCGGCTCGGCGACCCGACGGCGTACACCGTCACGATCGCCCTCGACATCGCCGGCAGGCTGGACCGCGCACGCCTGCGCCACGCCCTGCGGCGCACCATCGCCCGGCATCCGGCTCTGCGTTCACTCCTGAAGCGCAAGCGCGACCGTATCTTCGTCCACCGTCCGCAGGACTGGCTCACCCCGTTCGAGTACGAAGTCGTCGGCGGGGCGGAGACGCGGACCGCCGCGGAAACAAGTGAAAGAGCCTTCGCCGACCGGCCGTTCGACGTGGGAACGGATCTGCCGATCCGCGCGGCCCTGCTGCGCGGCCCGAGCCAGGACCGGTTGGTGGTCGCCTTCCACCAGCACGCGGTGGACGCCGCGGGCATACAGACGGTCATCGACGATCTGGCCCACTGGTACCGCACCCCGGACGGCGCCCGGGAAGGAGCGACGGACGAGGCTCCGGACGCAGGGACACCCGGTCCGGGCCCGGCGGACGCCGCCACACTGGCGTACTGGAGATCGGCCCTCGCGCGTGTCACCCCGGCCCATACGACCTGGCTGCGGCGCGAGGGCGGCTCTCCCTCCGGCCGGCCGGTCCACCGGCGCCTGGAGCTTCCGTACGAGCTGCTGCACCCGCACCGGAGCGCACCCACGAACGGCACGGTCACCCGGTTCGCGAGGATCATCGGTACCTTCGCGCATGCCGCGCACGCTGTCGGAGCGCCCGAGGAGTTCCTCACCGGTGTCGTGACTACGCGCCGCGTCCCAGGAGCCTCTCCCGCCGTGGGCTGCCACTTGGGCCTCCTGCCGATCCTGCTGCGGCCGGCTGCCGGGCTCTCCGACACGGTGACCGCCGTACACGCCGCCATGGCGGCGGCGCTGTCCCACCGGCAGATCTCCTCTGGCGAGCTGTCCTCCCTCCTGCCGAAGGGCCCGGTCCTCACCACGACGTTCGGACTCGACGACGCGGAGCAACGAGAGGTCGACTTCGCGGGCACCCGTGCAACGACCCGCTACGTACCCGCGCGTTCTCTCCAGTTCCCCTTCGCTCTCACCCCGTGGACGAGCCCGCTGGGGACCGCGGGGCTGGACGCGGTGTTCGACGACGGCCTCTACCTGCCGCACACCGTCGACACCCTGTTCAAGGAATGGACCCGCCTCCTGGGCCACTCCGCACAACGGATCTGA
- a CDS encoding pyridoxamine 5'-phosphate oxidase family protein, protein MNRTATELPDATRAFLTRPRTATLTTLRPDGTPHVTPVRFTFDASTSLARVTTRARTRKARNVAAGGLAARVVLCQAEGFSWVTLEGRAAVTEDPESLAEAVRRYTARYRAAPPAPPDLVAIEIAVERILSLNL, encoded by the coding sequence GTGAACCGGACGGCCACCGAACTTCCGGACGCAACGCGGGCGTTCCTCACGCGCCCCCGCACGGCCACCCTCACCACCCTCCGCCCCGACGGCACCCCGCACGTCACCCCCGTCCGCTTCACCTTCGACGCGTCCACCAGTCTGGCCCGGGTGACCACCAGGGCCAGGACCCGCAAGGCCCGCAACGTGGCGGCGGGAGGCCTGGCAGCCCGTGTCGTGCTCTGCCAGGCGGAGGGCTTCAGCTGGGTCACCCTCGAAGGCCGGGCCGCCGTCACCGAAGACCCCGAAAGCCTGGCCGAGGCGGTCCGCCGCTACACCGCCCGCTACCGCGCGGCCCCGCCCGCTCCACCGGACCTGGTCGCCATCGAGATCGCCGTCGAACGCATCCTGAGCCTCAACCTGTGA
- a CDS encoding TetR/AcrR family transcriptional regulator, with product MLFLERGYRRTTLRAVAGAAGVDPALIAYHFGSKKGLFADVMQFQCANALAVDDVLGGDPATLPDRLIDAVTDLWENADFRQLTTQGDEAAEVIREYLEHELLARLVEFLGGRDATARATAVVTILGGLIYTRYLNPLPTPAALTPAETRHILVPALCAALTPRPRIAEAARAGRRGSPASGAGAVRP from the coding sequence ATGCTGTTCCTGGAGCGCGGCTACCGGCGCACCACCCTGCGCGCGGTGGCCGGGGCCGCCGGGGTCGACCCGGCGCTGATCGCGTATCACTTCGGCTCGAAGAAGGGCCTGTTCGCGGACGTGATGCAGTTCCAGTGCGCCAATGCGCTGGCAGTGGACGACGTCCTCGGCGGTGACCCGGCCACCCTCCCCGACCGCCTGATCGACGCGGTGACGGACCTGTGGGAGAACGCCGACTTCCGACAGCTCACCACCCAGGGCGACGAGGCTGCCGAGGTGATCCGCGAATATCTGGAACACGAGCTGCTGGCCCGGCTTGTTGAATTTCTCGGCGGCCGGGACGCAACCGCCCGCGCCACGGCCGTGGTGACGATCCTCGGCGGCCTCATCTACACGCGCTACCTCAATCCCCTCCCCACCCCCGCAGCCCTCACCCCGGCCGAGACCCGCCACATCCTCGTGCCGGCGCTGTGCGCGGCGCTGACCCCTCGGCCGCGCATTGCGGAAGCCGCCAGAGCGGGCCGTCGAGGCTCGCCGGCCTCCGGTGCCGGCGCCGTCCGGCCTTGA
- a CDS encoding haloalkane dehalogenase, translating into MPTLPVLDSTLHYRESGDPDGLPFVFLHGNPTSSYLWRNVLPGVAAPGRRLLAPDLIGMGDSGKPDLAYSFDDHARYLDAWFDALGLAEAVLVGHDWGGALAFDRAARLPGSVRGLAFTETIIKPLVGDEFPAAGRELFTLLRTPGVGEEMILEKSLFIEGLPDTLATPLDPADLEVYRRPFPTPHSRRPVLAWTRMMPLDAEPADLVARVERYDAWLAASPEVPKLLTAFEPGPGAMTDQKAVTWCEEHIAGLEVSRHGLAGHHSPEDRPEELAAAITAWADRHGLARQ; encoded by the coding sequence ATGCCCACCCTCCCCGTCCTCGACTCCACCCTCCACTACCGCGAGTCCGGCGATCCCGACGGACTGCCGTTCGTCTTCCTCCACGGCAACCCCACCTCCTCCTACCTGTGGCGCAACGTCCTGCCGGGCGTGGCCGCGCCCGGCCGCCGCCTTCTGGCCCCCGACCTCATCGGCATGGGCGACTCCGGCAAGCCCGACCTCGCCTACTCCTTCGACGACCACGCCCGCTACCTCGACGCCTGGTTCGACGCCCTCGGCCTTGCCGAGGCCGTCCTCGTCGGCCACGACTGGGGCGGTGCGCTCGCCTTCGACCGCGCCGCCCGCCTGCCGGGCAGCGTCCGGGGCCTCGCCTTCACCGAGACGATCATCAAGCCGCTGGTCGGCGACGAATTCCCGGCGGCCGGGCGAGAGCTGTTCACCCTCCTGCGTACCCCCGGGGTGGGTGAGGAGATGATCCTGGAGAAGTCGCTGTTCATCGAGGGGCTCCCGGACACGCTCGCCACCCCGCTCGACCCCGCTGACCTGGAGGTCTACCGCCGCCCGTTCCCGACCCCGCACAGCCGCCGCCCAGTACTGGCGTGGACGCGCATGATGCCGTTGGACGCCGAGCCCGCTGACCTCGTGGCCCGCGTCGAACGCTACGACGCCTGGCTGGCCGCCAGCCCCGAAGTCCCCAAGCTCCTCACCGCATTCGAACCGGGCCCGGGCGCAATGACCGACCAAAAGGCCGTGACCTGGTGCGAGGAGCACATAGCGGGCCTGGAGGTCTCCCGCCACGGCCTGGCCGGCCACCACTCCCCGGAGGACCGGCCCGAGGAACTGGCCGCGGCGATCACCGCCTGGGCCGACCGCCACGGGCTGGCGCGCCAGTAG
- a CDS encoding helix-turn-helix domain-containing protein, with amino-acid sequence MAGEDLDGILAAMGPRLRAVREQHGATLAGTSCATGISPSTLSRIETGRRKPTLEVLLRLAKEYGVSLDELAGTAPVPVAEPRTSAPLSFGDDKAVLPLTRYVGGLHAHKHVLPGVEDPPARPRQVSHEGYEWLCVLYGRLWLALGNQDLVLAAGDVAEFDTRTPHGVANAGPGGPVEYLILFGPQGERLRPRTSPAPGPGVR; translated from the coding sequence GTGGCAGGCGAGGACCTCGACGGCATACTGGCGGCGATGGGGCCCAGGCTGCGAGCCGTGCGTGAGCAGCACGGCGCCACGCTCGCCGGTACCAGTTGCGCGACCGGCATCTCGCCGAGCACGCTGTCGCGGATCGAGACCGGCCGGCGCAAGCCCACCCTGGAGGTGCTGCTGCGGCTGGCGAAGGAGTACGGCGTCTCCCTGGACGAGCTGGCCGGTACCGCACCCGTCCCGGTGGCCGAGCCGCGCACCTCGGCGCCGCTGAGTTTCGGCGACGACAAGGCGGTGCTGCCGCTGACCCGGTACGTCGGTGGCTTGCACGCCCACAAGCACGTACTGCCCGGCGTCGAGGATCCGCCCGCGCGGCCCCGGCAGGTCTCTCACGAGGGCTACGAGTGGCTGTGCGTTCTGTACGGGCGGCTGTGGCTCGCGCTCGGCAACCAGGATCTTGTCCTGGCCGCCGGGGACGTCGCCGAGTTCGACACCCGCACCCCGCACGGGGTGGCGAACGCCGGTCCCGGCGGGCCGGTCGAGTACCTGATCCTGTTCGGGCCGCAGGGCGAACGACTGCGGCCGCGGACCTCGCCGGCTCCCGGTCCCGGGGTCCGGTAG
- a CDS encoding NAD(P)-dependent oxidoreductase encodes MRIAVFGANGPTGRHLTDQALAAGHEVVAVTRRPGSLPARPGLTVAVADATDPAAVDAALGGTDAVLSSLGTRFSKETITMYSASATAITGAMARHGIKRLLAVSSSIADPNWRPTGAHFFNHVLDPLVNRRLGHTLHEDMRRMETVIRQTNLDWTLVRPSGLFEHPAVTDYDTAETSADGVFTARVDLAASMLRELEERRYIRTAMGVITTTVKPNIAKLIWNEGVKKK; translated from the coding sequence ATGCGTATCGCAGTCTTCGGCGCCAACGGACCGACCGGCCGCCACCTCACCGACCAGGCCCTCGCAGCCGGCCACGAGGTCGTCGCCGTAACCCGGCGCCCTGGCTCCCTCCCCGCGCGGCCCGGCCTCACCGTGGCCGTCGCCGACGCCACCGACCCGGCGGCCGTCGACGCCGCGCTCGGTGGGACGGACGCCGTCCTCTCCTCGCTGGGCACGCGCTTCAGCAAGGAGACCATCACCATGTACTCGGCGAGCGCCACCGCAATCACCGGGGCCATGGCCCGCCACGGCATCAAGCGGCTGCTCGCCGTCAGCTCCAGCATCGCCGACCCGAACTGGCGGCCCACCGGCGCGCACTTCTTCAACCATGTGCTCGACCCGCTGGTGAACCGACGCCTCGGCCACACCCTCCACGAGGACATGCGCCGTATGGAGACCGTGATCCGTCAGACGAACCTCGACTGGACCCTGGTCCGGCCCTCGGGCCTCTTCGAACACCCCGCCGTCACGGACTACGACACCGCCGAGACCAGCGCCGACGGCGTCTTCACCGCCCGGGTCGACCTCGCCGCGAGCATGCTGCGCGAACTGGAGGAACGGCGGTACATCCGCACGGCCATGGGCGTCATCACCACCACCGTGAAGCCGAACATCGCCAAGCTGATCTGGAACGAGGGCGTGAAGAAGAAGTGA